From a single Rutidosis leptorrhynchoides isolate AG116_Rl617_1_P2 chromosome 5, CSIRO_AGI_Rlap_v1, whole genome shotgun sequence genomic region:
- the LOC139849995 gene encoding uncharacterized protein — MIADFNPPELREAFNPIAAMKWINEMENIVDAIKCTDEDKVMYAIAMLRSDALYWWNMVKDTSGPKMTWNQFKEMFENKFCPENMVIQLEKELLNFKQGRKTVREYTCRFMELASVAKYLVATEKDENRQEAVEVVIELENGEFENLKRKREESESDSENESLDQSVYGLL; from the exons ATGATAGCAGATTTTAATCCCCCTGAGTTGCGTGAAGCGTTTAACCCCATAGCGGCAATGAAATGGATTAACGAAATGGAGAACATCGTTGATGCCATTAAGTGTACCGATGAGGACAAGGTAATGTATGCTATTGCTATGTTGAGATCGGACGCCTTGTATTGGTGGAACATGGTTAAGGATACAAGTGGGCCCAAGATGACATGGAATCAATTTAAGGAaatgtttgagaacaagttttgtCCGGAAAACATGGTGATACAGTTGGAGAAAGAGTTACTGAACTTCAAACAAGGTCGTAAAACAGTGCGAGAGTATACTTGTCGGTTTATGGAGTTGGCTAGTGTTGCTAAGTATTTGGTTGCTACCGAAAAAGATGAAAATAGACAG GAGGCGGTTGAGGTTGTTATAGAATTGGAGAACGGAGAGTTTGAAAATCTTAAGAGGAAACGGGAAGAATCAGAAAGCGATTCGGAAAATGAGTCTTTAGATCAGAGCGTGTATGGCCTACTTTGA